Genomic window (Elgaria multicarinata webbii isolate HBS135686 ecotype San Diego chromosome 16, rElgMul1.1.pri, whole genome shotgun sequence):
GCGAGGGCTCGGCCAGCCCGCTCCTCGCCCCGGGGGGCGGCCGGCCTCTAACTTGGGAAGCCCGCGGAACTTTCTAACCCGTCCAGCACAGCGGAGCGAGCGCCCCGAcgaccgccgccgccgccccccgacGACCACGACGACGCGGGTTCGCAGCGCCGGCTTCCCACGATAAACCACACCAGCCCGAGCGCGGGAAGGGGGGAGGCCCCCCGTGCCTTTGTTGCTGCCGCGGGGACGGCCCTCCCGATTTTCCCGTGTTGTTTCCCGGAGGGCCGCCTTTTCTGCCCGGGCCGGACTCGCCTGGAGAGCGCGCCGTTCGCCGCGGTCCTCGGCCCCGGGCTCGCGGGGCCCGGTGATCCATGTAGGGCCGAgggggccggcggcggcggcggcggcggcggctcatCCCCGGCTCGCGCCCTCCCCTCCCGCGCCGCCGGCCTGCGCCCCCTGCCCGCGCTGCCTTCCCTCATGTGGCAGCGCGGCGGCCGCTTCTCGGCGATCGGCGGGGCCGGGCGGGCGGGGAGCCCCAGCGGCTGCTCCGGGCACGGCCGCCGTTGCGGCAGCTCCCGCTGGGTCTCCTTCATGCGGCGCACGGTTGCAGGGATCTGACCCGGAGCGAGCGAAGGCCGGCAGCTCCGCGCCCGGGCCAAGCGTATGTTCAGGTCCAAACGGGCAGGGCTTGTGCGGCGGCTTTGGAGAAGCCGGGTCTTTCCCGACGGAGGCGGagatggtggcggcggcggcggcggcagcctcaGGAAGAGCCGTgagcgaggcggcggcggcgggagcccGGAGAAGCCGCCCTCGAGCGCCAGGCGAGCGGTGACCGGCGGAGGCGCCGTCGAGGAGCCGGGCGCTTTGGAGCGGCCCATGGCGCACGGCGAGGGCGACCCTCCGGCGCCCGCGGAGGGGGAGGCggcgcgggaggaggaggaggaggcggcggcggcggcggaggagggcaGCCGCAGCGCCGCCGAGGGGGCGAGCCCGTGGCGGGCGCAGGAGAGCGACGGCAAGACCGTGACGTGCTGCCTCTTCACCGAGAGGGAGCCCGACGGCGCCTGCCCCGGGCCCCGGGAGCTGCCCGCCCGGGAAGGGCGCTCCAGACTGTCGCTGGCGGAGCAGGAGCTCAAGGCCGTCACCTACTCGCTGCTGAAGCGCCTCAAGGAGCGCTCCCTCGACAGCCTGCTCGAAGCCGTCGAGTCCCGCGGAGGGATGCCCAGCGGCTGCGTGCACGTCGCCCGCGCCGAGGTGCGCCTGGGCGGCCAGGCGGCTCCCCCGCACCTCCTGTTGGGCAAGCTCTTCCGCTGGCCCGACCTCCAGCACCCGGCCGAGCTGAAGGCCCTTTGCGAGTGCCGGAGCTTCGGCCTCCCCGACGGGCCCACCGTGTGCTGCAACCCCTATCACTTCAGCCGCCTGTGCGGCCCAGGTAAG
Coding sequences:
- the SMAD6 gene encoding mothers against decapentaplegic homolog 6, with product MFRSKRAGLVRRLWRSRVFPDGGGDGGGGGGGSLRKSRERGGGGGSPEKPPSSARRAVTGGGAVEEPGALERPMAHGEGDPPAPAEGEAAREEEEEAAAAAEEGSRSAAEGASPWRAQESDGKTVTCCLFTEREPDGACPGPRELPAREGRSRLSLAEQELKAVTYSLLKRLKERSLDSLLEAVESRGGMPSGCVHVARAEVRLGGQAAPPHLLLGKLFRWPDLQHPAELKALCECRSFGLPDGPTVCCNPYHFSRLCGPESPPPPYSRLSPNDEQKPLDLSDSTLSYTETEATNSPNITPGEFSDASMSPDAIKQSHWCNVAYWEHRTRVGRLYTVYEQSVSIFYDLPQGNGFCLGQLNLENRNETVRRTRSKIGYGILLSKEPDGVWAYNRSEHPIFVNSPTLDIPNCRTLIVRKVMPGYSIKVFDYEKSCLLQHTTDLEYPDGPYDPNSVRISFAKGWGPCYSRQFITSCPCWLEILLNNSIR